In a single window of the Anaerotruncus rubiinfantis genome:
- a CDS encoding 6-phosphogluconolactonase produces METIIEKSAEQLGKTAARLIADRLNAAIAERGHARIVLSTGASQFTTFEALIKEDVDWSKVTMFHLDEYIDLDETHPASFKKYLKERFLAFVNVGEVVFVDDGSHDTEKNIRRLTEEIRKEPVDIGVIGIGQNAHIAFNDPPADFESQEAYFVVSLDDRCKRQQVSEGWFADIGAVPKVAITMTPNQIMSCKCIVSPVPHEVKAEAVARVLGAKQTDPMIPATLLKEHPDFYLVLDEASASRL; encoded by the coding sequence ATGGAAACGATTATTGAGAAAAGCGCTGAGCAGCTGGGAAAAACCGCTGCGAGGCTGATTGCAGACCGTCTCAACGCGGCCATCGCGGAGCGCGGCCATGCCCGGATCGTACTTTCCACAGGCGCGTCGCAGTTTACCACCTTCGAGGCGCTCATCAAGGAGGATGTCGACTGGTCCAAAGTGACGATGTTCCATCTGGATGAATATATCGACCTCGATGAGACCCATCCGGCCAGCTTCAAAAAATACCTCAAGGAACGCTTTCTGGCGTTTGTGAATGTCGGAGAGGTGGTTTTTGTGGATGACGGTTCGCACGACACCGAAAAGAATATCCGGCGCCTCACTGAGGAAATCCGCAAAGAGCCGGTGGATATCGGTGTGATCGGCATTGGGCAGAACGCCCATATCGCGTTCAACGACCCGCCGGCGGACTTTGAGAGCCAGGAGGCCTATTTTGTGGTCTCGCTCGATGACCGCTGCAAGCGCCAGCAGGTCAGTGAAGGCTGGTTTGCGGATATCGGCGCGGTCCCCAAGGTGGCGATCACTATGACCCCCAACCAGATCATGTCCTGTAAATGCATCGTTTCCCCGGTGCCGCACGAAGTGAAGGCGGAAGCGGTCGCGCGGGTGCTTGGCGCCAAACAGACCGACCCGATGATCCCGGCCACGCTGCTCAAGGAGCACCCGGACTTCTATCTCGTGCTCGACGAAGCTTCCGCCTCCCGTCTATGA
- a CDS encoding LacI family DNA-binding transcriptional regulator: MSKQQKRNVSIYDISEKTGYSVATVSRVLSGSDYPVNAQTKAQILDCAHAFNYVHRSRKAITRSTPIEIGVILPTCVNPWYSQIAQGIVLAAQNDNMRACFCYSSRNAEQEKEYVKVLLQKKVRGLIVSTSMKDLSYWEALAEKGVPVVLVDQNSKVSKCSRVTVDQTKSAIMAVDYLVNMGHRKIALISTPLTKLTRKEVYHGYKMGILHNELEWRGDYVIVLQEDETDSYENFEFESGRKLAQMCLQLPDRPTALLAVNDMTAIGAIQYLVNEAALRVPKDMSIIGIDNIEMAKVMNPPLTTVSLPSIEIGQMAVRLLSDSISRKDGCSFSLSMEPELVIRGSVKECKPQEIFKEVVHYGNDY; this comes from the coding sequence ATGAGCAAGCAGCAAAAAAGAAATGTTTCTATCTATGATATTTCGGAAAAAACCGGGTATTCCGTTGCAACGGTTTCTCGGGTGCTCAGCGGAAGCGATTACCCGGTCAACGCGCAGACCAAGGCTCAGATTCTGGATTGTGCGCATGCCTTCAATTATGTGCACCGCAGCCGCAAGGCGATCACCCGCTCCACGCCCATCGAGATTGGCGTAATCCTTCCAACCTGTGTCAACCCGTGGTACTCCCAGATCGCCCAGGGGATCGTCCTCGCCGCCCAGAACGACAATATGCGCGCCTGTTTCTGCTATTCTTCCCGCAATGCCGAACAGGAAAAAGAATATGTGAAAGTCCTGCTGCAAAAAAAGGTGCGGGGCCTGATCGTTTCAACCAGCATGAAGGATCTGTCCTACTGGGAAGCGTTGGCGGAAAAAGGAGTTCCGGTGGTGCTGGTGGATCAGAACTCCAAGGTGTCAAAATGCAGCCGGGTGACAGTGGACCAGACCAAAAGCGCCATCATGGCGGTGGATTACCTCGTGAACATGGGCCATCGCAAGATTGCCCTGATTTCCACGCCGCTTACCAAGCTTACCCGCAAAGAGGTCTACCATGGCTATAAGATGGGGATTCTGCATAACGAGCTGGAGTGGCGCGGCGATTATGTCATCGTCCTGCAGGAGGATGAAACCGATTCCTATGAAAACTTTGAATTCGAAAGCGGGCGCAAACTGGCGCAGATGTGTCTGCAGCTTCCGGACCGGCCGACCGCGCTGCTTGCCGTGAATGATATGACCGCGATCGGCGCGATCCAGTACCTGGTCAACGAAGCGGCCCTGCGGGTGCCGAAAGATATGTCCATCATCGGCATTGACAATATTGAGATGGCAAAAGTGATGAACCCGCCGCTCACCACCGTCTCGCTCCCGTCGATCGAAATCGGCCAGATGGCGGTGCGGCTGCTGAGCGACAGCATCAGCCGCAAAGACGGATGCAGTTTTTCCCTGTCGATGGAACCGGAATTGGTCATCCGGGGTTCTGTGAAGGAGTGCAAGCCCCAGGAAATATTTAAGGAGGTCGTACATTATGGAAACGATTATTGA
- a CDS encoding ABC transporter ATP-binding protein has protein sequence MNTVHASEPALKVEGLTKLYGDRAAIREVSFQAGFGEVIGLIGHNGSGKSTTMNIITGYLAPTEGSVEIGGRSIVQDPSRAKAQIGFLPEVAPLYQDLTVDEQLSYACGLKGISRGERARAVEAACKQADVAGVRGRLIKNLSKGYKQRIGLAQALLGKPQLLVLDEPASGLDPKQILEMREVVRELGKEHTVLFSSHILSEITAVSDRLLVLSNGRLVADGTPEEITGRVTPPGRFYCVARGEPHAVMRAIEALPGVKSCARQADQDGDPAFLITAEPDTDITEPLFYALFGLHCPIRQLAPVKSSLEEAFLVLTQDRRYEDGAQT, from the coding sequence ATGAATACGGTGCATGCCAGCGAGCCCGCATTGAAGGTGGAGGGTCTCACCAAACTGTACGGCGACCGGGCTGCTATCCGGGAGGTTTCCTTCCAGGCGGGCTTTGGCGAGGTGATCGGGCTCATCGGCCACAATGGGTCGGGAAAATCCACCACCATGAACATCATCACAGGTTACCTTGCGCCGACCGAAGGTTCGGTGGAGATCGGCGGCCGCAGTATCGTGCAGGACCCGTCTCGTGCAAAAGCGCAGATCGGCTTTTTGCCTGAAGTGGCGCCCCTCTACCAGGATCTCACGGTGGACGAGCAGCTTTCCTATGCCTGCGGGCTAAAAGGCATTTCGCGCGGTGAACGCGCGCGGGCGGTGGAAGCGGCGTGCAAACAGGCGGATGTCGCCGGGGTGCGCGGCAGACTCATCAAAAACCTTTCCAAAGGATATAAACAGCGGATTGGACTTGCGCAGGCACTGCTCGGAAAGCCGCAGCTTCTGGTGCTGGATGAACCCGCCTCCGGGCTTGACCCCAAACAGATCCTAGAAATGCGTGAAGTGGTGCGGGAACTGGGGAAGGAACACACGGTGCTCTTCTCATCCCATATTCTTTCGGAGATCACCGCCGTGTCCGACCGCCTGCTGGTGCTCAGCAACGGCAGGCTGGTGGCGGACGGGACTCCGGAAGAAATCACCGGACGGGTCACGCCGCCCGGCAGGTTTTACTGCGTCGCGCGGGGGGAACCGCATGCTGTCATGCGGGCCATTGAAGCGCTCCCGGGCGTAAAGAGCTGTGCGCGGCAGGCAGACCAGGACGGGGACCCCGCGTTCCTGATCACGGCCGAACCGGATACGGATATCACCGAACCGCTGTTTTACGCGCTTTTTGGGCTGCATTGCCCGATCCGGCAGCTGGCTCCGGTAAAGAGCAGCCTGGAGGAAGCATTCTTAGTCCTCACGCAGGACAGACGTTATGAAGATGGAGCACAGACATGA